One window from the genome of Cucumis melo cultivar AY chromosome 12, USDA_Cmelo_AY_1.0, whole genome shotgun sequence encodes:
- the LOC103487999 gene encoding tyrosine/DOPA decarboxylase 2-like has protein sequence MGSINDEIADIDFNVVNPLDPEEFRSQAHKVVDYIADYYKKIEQFPVVSQVVPGYLRKTIPQNSAPNSPESLESILQDVSRYVVPGITHWQSPNFFAYFPASNSTAGLLGEMLGTAFNVVGFNWLSSPAVTELEMLVLDWFGEMLNLPKAFLFSGGGGGGGVIQGTTCEAILCTLVAARDMKLKEIGREKMSKLVVYGSDQTHMSLQKAVQVAGFSEENFRVIKTTKSESFGLSPASLKMAIQSDIQKGFIPLYLCATIGTTSTNAVDPLDSLCDIAQQNGIWVHVDAAYAGSACICPEFRHFMNGVEKANSFSLNAHKWFFSAPDCCCLWLKDPSGLRNSLSVNPTYLKNRATDSGEVVDYKDWQITLSRRFRAMKLWVVMKSYGVANLRKFLRSHVKMAKIFEGLVERDERFEVAVPRNFGMVCFRLSLDEVQKSNMFSLKFLEGINKTGRVYMTHAVVDGMYLIRFAAGGTMTEERHVIMAWKLVQEVAEKILKGV, from the exons ATGGGAAGCATCAACGATGAAATCGCTGACATCGACTTTAATGTCGTCAACCCATTAGATCCAGAAGAATTCAGAAGTCAAGCACATAAAGTTGTGGATTACATAGCTgattattacaaaaagattgAACAATTCCCAGTTGTTAGCCAAGTTGTTCCTGGCTATCTCCGGAAAACCATACCCCAAAACTCTGCTCCAAATTCTCCCGAATCTTTAGAATCTATTCTTCAAGATGTCAGCCGATATGTCGTTCCGGGTATTACTCATTGGCAAAGCCCTAACTTTTTTGCTTATTTTCCTGCTAGTAATAGCACTGCAGGTCTTCTTGGAGAAATGCTAGGCACTGCCTTCAATGTCGTCGGTTTTAACTGGCTTTCGTCCCCCGCGGTCACCGAGCTTGAAATGTTGGTGCTTGATTGGTTTGGTGAGATGCTCAATCTGCCTAAAGCCTTTTTGTTTTCCGGTGGTGGCGGCGGTGGTGGCGTTATTCAAGGGACTACTTGTGAAGCGATTTTATGTACATTGGTGGCTGCAAGGGACATGAAACTTAAAGAGATTGGAAGAGAGAAGATGAGTAAGCTTGTTGTTTATGGTTCTGATCAAACTCATATGTCCTTACAAAAGGCCGTGCAGGTTGCAG GCTTTTCTGAGGAAAATTTTCGAGTCATTAAGACAACAAAATCAGAGTCATTTGGATTGTCTCCAGCCTCTCTAAAAATGGCAATTCAATCCGACATCCAAAAAGGCTTTATCCCACTGTACCTTTGTGCAACTATCGGAACGACTTCAACGAACGCCGTCGACCCACTTGACTCGCTTTGCGATATAGCACAACAAAACGGAATTTGGGTTCATGTGGACGCTGCATATGCAGGAAGCGCTTGCATTTGTCCGGAGTTTCGGCACTTCATGAATGGCGTCGAGAAGGCAAATTCGTTCAGCTTGAATGCGCATAAATGGTTCTTCTCGGCGCCAGATTGTTGTTGCTTGTGGCTGAAGGATCCGTCAGGGTTGAGAAACTCTCTCTCAGTGAACCCTACGTATTTGAAAAATAGGGCAACTGATTCGGGTGAAGTGGTGGACTACAAAGACTGGCAGATTACGCTGAGTAGAAGGTTTCGAGCAATGAAGTTATGGGTTGTGATGAAAAGCTATGGAGTGGCAAATTTGAGGAAGTTTTTGAGAAGCCATGTGAAAATGGCGAAGATTTTTGAGGGGCTTGTGGAGAGGGATGAGAGGTTTGAGGTTGCGGTTCCAAGGAATTTCGGGATGGTTTGTTTTCGATTGTCCCTCGATGAAGTCCAGAAGTCGAATATGTTTAGCTTGAAATTTTTGGAGGGAATTAACAAGACGGGAAGAGTTTACATGACACATGCAGTCGTTGATGGAATGTATTTGATTCGATTTGCCGCCGGCGGGACGATGACGGAGGAACGACATGTCATCATGGCATGGAAGCTCGTGCAAGAAGTAGCCGAAAAGATCTTGAAGGGGGTTTAA